AAAATACACCTGCCAGGGTGATGATATTTCTCCGGTGCTGTCCTGGTCCGGAGTTCCTGATCAGGCCAAAAGCCTGGCGCTCATCATGGATGATCCGGATGCCCCGGATCCCAAAGCGCCGAAAATGACGTTTGTGCACTGGGTGCTCTACAATCTGCCGGCCAGGAACAACGGCCTCCCGGAAGCAATCCCGGAGAATGAATTGCCGGAGGGAACCTTGCAGGGTGTTAATAACTGGGATCGAA
This genomic window from candidate division KSB1 bacterium contains:
- a CDS encoding YbhB/YbcL family Raf kinase inhibitor-like protein; translated protein: MSLQLTSSAFSHNSPIPSKYTCQGDDISPVLSWSGVPDQAKSLALIMDDPDAPDPKAPKMTFVHWVLYNLPARNNGLPEAIPENELPEGTLQGVNNWDRTGYGGPCPPVGEHRYFFKLFALDTELPDLNKPTSAELQEAMQGHILEQTELIGLYEK